CTGCATGATCACCGTTCTAAAGTGATCAGATTATGAATTAATGCACCTCCAAAAGCCAGTTAAAAGCATCAGTGTTTGCTGAAGGTATGTATGAAGCCGCTGCAATCGGTGCCGATATAAAAGTATCCGAGGAACTGACTGCCGGTTTTGAATATGGTACGGCGGGTGGTGCATCAGATATCGTTTTGCTCTATGCTGCATGGGGTTTTGGTTCCGGTATCAATGATGAAATTGATGATGGGGATAGATTAATAAAATAGCCGAACAGACATCAAAAAGCCGACACCATAAAACAGTACCTGCATACAAAAAAACAGCCTCGCCTAATATTGTCTACCCATTCTTTAAAACGGCTATTATTCAATTGCTTTTCATAAAAAAATATGGCATCGTTCACATCAATAGTTTACATGGTAATCACTGCCTGACTTGTCCGCTTAGCAGTGAAACCCAAACAACGGACATAAAAAAAATCAGACGAAGAAAACGAAAAAATGGATCGTGAAATAAAAAAAGAATTTGCCAAAATTGCCATGACAGCCAGTTTAGGTGTTACTGTGATTACAGCCCCTTTTTTAAAAAAAAACAGAACCATGAAAAATATCCACACCGGTGCCGGTGTGTTGCTTACGGGCACTGCCCTGTGGCACCATTTTCTATACCATTCTGAAAAAAAGGCCCCCAAAACGTTGCCCGCACCCGAGAAGCCTAAAGCTTGAACAATGGGAGGGTAACCCTTCCCATGGCCTAATATATCAACACCTTATCTACCTATCGTCAAAATTGCTTACTTTCCAGGAAAGTCCGTAGATCATTTTTTCACACGGCCCCTGGAAGAAATTTAGCAGGTTCAAACATCCGCTTACCAATACTTTAAGTTAGTTTATATAAAAATATTCAATGAATTTAAGAAGTTGACAACCAAACATTTTGAACTTACCATAAAAATGTGGAAAATATATATTATGGATATTTTCTAGTTAACAAAAAATACTTAAGAAAGGAGAAAAATGATGGGAGCACCATTTGTTGCACATCCACTAGGGTGGGTTATTATCGGTGGCGCAGGCTATCTTGCCTATAAAGCGGGAAAAAAATCAGGAAAAAAGGTGGAAGGAGATAGTGCCAAAACGAACCTGTCTGACCGGGTTGTCAAAGGAGCCATGAAAGCGGCTTACAAAGCCCAGCAAGGTATCTCCGAAGGCCTGGACAAAGCCAAAGAGAAATGTGGAACCCTGTGGGCAGAGGCAAAAACAGAGTCCGGTACAACATCAGACAAGGCCTGAACCAAATCCCATGCGTAAAGGAACCGTTTCACAGGCACGCCATCGTGGACGGTTGACCGACTCAAAGTTATAGGTCCAAGGCGAAAAAATAAATCCCCTGATTTTGCGTTGAGTTTTATTTATCTTAAGTTACGCAAAATCAGGGGATTTAATTTTTCCGCCCCGCGGCCCATTATTTCCCGGGGCTTATGGTTGTTTAATGAACTATAAGGGCTTTGGCGCCTGGCGAAGATCAGGCAAAGGGCCGGGCTTACGTTTCCAGGATCTGAACAGGCCGGTACACACCGCCGTCAGAACGACTGCGGCGTAAAACACACCCATCATCTGGATACCGGATAAATTTAAGAGATTGCCGCCGGTGTAAATCAGGCAGGCCGTAATAAACCCTAAAGTCGTGGGAAAAAACATGGAAAAGACCATCCATTTGTATGAACCGGTCTGCACCTTGATCATGATAGTTGTTGCCAGACAGGGCGGGTACAGCGCAAAAAAGACCATGATGGCCAGGGCATGCAAAGGAGAAAAGCCGCCTTCTCCGGCCTCCGCGCCCATACGGTCTTCAAGGCTTTTGTTTTCATCCGCCCCCTGCTGGTAAAGCACACCAATGGTGGCCACCGAAGATTCCCGGGCGGCAAAAGAGGATAGAATGGCCACATTGATCTTCCAGTTGAATCCGGCCCACTGGGTTACAGGTTCAAGGGAGCGGCCCACCATACCCAAAAAACTGGTTTCAATCTGCGCTTCCTTGATCTGGCGACGCAAGGATTTACGCGTGGAGACCAGGCCGCGAAGGGCCTTGTTCACTTTTTTGGCGTCCTTATCTTTTCCGGGTTTAAGGAACACAAATTGTTCAGGATAATCGGCTTTGAAGTTAGCAGCCAAGGCCTTGGACGCGTCTGCCCCTTTTATGTTCAACCGTGCGGTTTTAAAATCGTTGTACACATTGATCATAGCCACTAAAGCGGCTTCATCCTTAAATCGTTCCGCATACTGGGTCTGGGCGATTTTGGTCTGAAAAGTATCCACGGCTCTGGCCATTTCGCCGTCAAAAAACGCCTGTTTTTCATCGGAAATACCCGGAAACTGAAGCAGGGTAAATACGCACACGGAAACGGCGACTACAATGGAGCCAACCTTTTTGATGTACTGCCAGGTCCGTTCAATGGCCCGCTGGCCCACGCCGAACAGTGTCGGGGGGTGATATTTGGGCAATTCCATAACAAAGGGTGCGGTTTCCATGGATTTAAGCACTGTGGAGGTCAAAAGCTTAGCCACCAGGAGAGCAACGAAAATCGTCACCGTGGATAAAAAAAGCATGGCCCAGGATTTGTATGGGGCAAAAAATACATTGATGAGCAGGGTATAAAAGGGAATCTTGGCCAGACAGTTCATATAGGGCACGGTAAGGATGGTTGCCATGCGGGACCGCTCATCCGGTATGCCCTTGGTGGACATGACCCCGGGTACGGCACACCCCCCTGCAAACACACCGCCCAAAATATAGGGCAGTGTGGATTGACCGTGAAGCCCGAACGAATGAAACAATTTGTCCAGAATAAAGGCGATCCTGGCCATATATCCGCTGTCCTCAAGGATGGCGATGAGAGCAAACAAAATCAAAAAAATGGGGATGTAGTTAAGAAGAGCATTGGCCGAATCTACCATCCACAACCCCATGGAGCGAATATACGGATCTTCCAGGATGCCCGCTGCGGGCAGCACACCGGCAATCATGGCACGCAATTTTGCCAGGATGGGCCACCAGTAGGCCGTAAGCTCATACCCCTTAACAATGGAAAGCTGGTAAATGACAAATACCGTGGCAATGAGAAAAATGGGGGCGGCAAAACGGTTCAGGACGATTTTATCGATGGTTTCGCTGACCCGGTCCCGGCCATCCCTGGTTTCCGTGACGCATGTACTGATGATATCCGTTGCCAGGCGGTCCCGGCAGCCCACCATGTAATCGGGGACATTCAAGTAATGGTCTTCTTCAAACTCCCGGCGGATATCTGCGGCCATTTTTAATTCTTCACACTGTTCGCCAAGATATTCACCTGCAATACGCTCGGCTTCGCTGTCCCCCTCAAGGAGTTTGACGGCCAGCCACCGGGAGGGGTAATTTTTGGCCACTTCACGCTCATCCAGCCGGTTGTTAAGCTCCTGAACAGCCGGCTCAAGTTCTTCATAGTTGATACGAAGGGGATGATGGGCTTTACGGCTCGCTGTATCCATGATTGCATCCCGCAACTCAGTCTTACCCTGACGTTTGCGGCCTATTGTGGGAATGACGCTCACCCCCAGGCGATGTTCCAGGGCGGACACATCCACATGGGTGCCGTTGCGTTTGGCCACATCCATCATGTTCAAGGCAACCGTTACAGGAAAGCCCATTTCCAGTACCTGGAAGGTGAAATAAAGACTGCGTTTCAAAGAAGAGGCATCCACCACGTTGACAATGACATCAGGCTTTTCGGAAATCAAAAAATCCCGCGCCACTCGCTCTTCAAGGGAAAAAGAGGTCAGGCTGTAGGTGCCGGGTAGGTCCACGGTTTCCACACGGACGCCCCGGTGACGATAGAAACCGGTTTTTTTATCGACAGTAACGCCGGGGTAGTTGGCAATGTGCTGGTTCGCCCCGGTAAGCATATTAAATGTAGTTGATTTGCCGGCATTCTGCTGGCCGGCCAGGCCTACCAAAAGTTTTTCCGGGCCCGAATCAGATGGTTCATTCATTATTTCTCTGTATCCATGTATAATTTTCTTTCAAAAAATCTGCTTAAGGAACACAGATCGTTCAACACTGGGCTGAGGCTATGTAGTGACAGACCACGTCACCCCATACCGGCTAGTCACACTCAACCTCAATGAGGTCTGCTTCAGATTTTCTCAGGGCGACCGTATAATTGGCCACACAGCATTCAATGGGATCCCCCAGTGGGGCCTTGCGGATCACCTCAACTTCGGTTTCCGGGACAAATCCCAGGTCCAGCAGGCGCTGACGCACCGCTCCTTTTGCATGGTGGCAGCGGATTTTAGCCCGCCGTCCGGGTTTAATGTCCCTGAGCATATTGCAGTTTGCCCTGCAGTGTTGTCTTCTTCTATGTCCTGGCATGTTTATCTCCATTTCACAAGAAAGCATCCTGTTGAATGACCTTCTTATCTTTTTTCGGACCGGCCCGGGCATTCATAAACCTGGCCGGCCCTTGGCTATTATTTAAAGAAAGACTGTGTAGCCGATACAGATCTTTCAATTTACGTTTGTGGGTTTAGCCTGGACATTCACAGGCCGGCCCATGGGTGTTGCATTTTTAGTGAGCCCCATAGTCCATTAAATAAATTTAAATTACAACAATTAAATTTAGGCATATCTAAAAAAAAATGGGGCTTCTAAAAACCCATGTTTTCAATTTTTGGATTTCTCAATAAAAGCATTGTTATACATAACTGTCTTTAGTATTCAAAAATCTGCCGCCTTTATCCTTAGACCTGCTATCCTTTTTTTTCATGGCCGGCCACAGATTCAGCCATCGACAATTCAGGCAAATCTCCTTGCCGCGCCGGTGGCCGGGCTGCATTGGTCACCGCACCCAAGGTGATCAAATTATGGATCAATGCGCCGGCAAAAGGCGAAAGAATTCCCGAAAGCATCAGCATCAGGGTCACACTGTTCAGCCCAATGGCCAGGGTATAGCTTTCCCGGATCACGGACAGGGCGTGTTGACCCAATTCCAGACTCTGGGCCACCTTGCCAAGCCCGCCCTTCTGGAGAACAATATCGGCGCATTCAAGGGTCAAATCATCTCCGGCATCGCCCACGGCAAAGCTTAAATGAGACCGTGAAAATGCAGGGGTATCGTTGATCCCATCTCCGACCATGGCAATCACGGCGCCGGGCGTTGCTCTTCTCTTCCGGTCAATCCAGTGGGCCTTATCTTCGGGTGACATACCCCAGCGCACCTCATCAAAAGAAAATTGCTCAATAAGATCAAGGGTGCCCTCCCGGGTATCGCCGGTCAGCAGCACAATCCGGGCAACACCAAGATGCTTCAACCGTGCCATGGTATCCGGACCGGCATCGGATCTCATTGTATGGGTCAAGTGGATACAGCCCAGAATATGGTTTTCAAGGGCGACAAAAACCATGGAATCGGACCGGGTGCCCTTGCCACCCTCCCCACGCTGTAATTTGGTATCCGGAGGATGCAGACCCTGGGCCGCCATAAATTTTCTTGATCCAGCCAAAAGGGTTTTAACGCCGGTCCCGGTTTTCACTCTGGCCTTTACCCCCTGCCCCACAACCATTTTCCTATTTTTACAGGCCGGCAGTTCAAGGCCAAGGACATGGGCTTTTAAAACCACAGCCCGGCTCAGTGGGTGATTCAAAGGCCCAAGGGCAGCCGCAGTCAGCTTTAAAATCGTCTCTTCCTTGTATCGGCGATCCATATTCTGCACCCATGAGACCTGGGCGGCATTCCGCGTCAGGGTCCCGGTTTTATCCAGCACCAGGGTATTGACCCGGCCAGCTGTTTCCACATGGGTCCCACCCTTGATTAAAATGCCCTGGGCCGCTGCCTGTCCCATGGCAACGGATACGGCCGTGGACGCAGAGAGACGCAGGGCACAAGGACAGGTCACCATCATGGTGGCAATGGCCAAAAACAAGGATCCCGTCATAAAAAAAGCGATCCCGGCAAGGGTCAAGGAGATCGGAACCATGTACTGGGATATTTTCAGGCTGGCCCGGCCCGCATCCCCTAAATCGGTGCGCGCAGACTCAATGAGCCTTATAATACCGGCCATCCGGGTCTGATCCCCTGTTTTTTCAACGAGGACCCAGGCCGACCCGTCTTCCACCAAAGTCCCGGCCAAAACGGCCTGATCCTTGTTTTTGACAACAGGCATGCCCTCCCCTGTCATGGCGGATTCGTTAATCAACACCGTACCCTTGATCACCCGGCCGTCCACGGGCACGGTATTGCCGTGGCCCAGGACAATGGTGTCTCCGGGGACCAATGTATCTGCATCCACACGGACCTCCGCACCATCCACAAGCTTCCAGGCATGGGTCTGACGGCCCATGAGCATGTCCTTGACGGCGTTGCGGGTATGTTCTCGAATCCGGGATTCCATCCATCCCGACAGGTTGTACAACCAGGCCACGGCCAGGGCGGTCACGATATTGCCGGTGAAAAGAGAGACATAAAGCAGACCGGTGGAGATAAATCCCATGTCCACCCGACCGGTCTTTTTAAAATTCTCAAGTGCCTGGCGCTGGATCGGTATGGCCAGCCACACCGTTAACAGAGCGGGCAGACTGACCAGCCGGGACAAAAGGGTGCCGACTGCCGGAACAGGCGCAAAAACCCGTTTGAGCATGAGCCAACCGATATACAGGCCGGAAAGTAAAAGCGTGGGACCGGATACGTGGGAAAAATTGCAGATATCACTGGAGCGGTGCAGGGTTGCAGCCTTGGC
Above is a window of uncultured Desulfobacter sp. DNA encoding:
- a CDS encoding heavy metal translocating P-type ATPase encodes the protein MKYKLRQAAPFRTRIQFPGLRLKPACCAYVQERLESLARFDLVTVRPASGSIILVHPNGPPDLQEILGFILSFKSVLDEKILAEMSSGKTAKAATLHRSSDICNFSHVSGPTLLLSGLYIGWLMLKRVFAPVPAVGTLLSRLVSLPALLTVWLAIPIQRQALENFKKTGRVDMGFISTGLLYVSLFTGNIVTALAVAWLYNLSGWMESRIREHTRNAVKDMLMGRQTHAWKLVDGAEVRVDADTLVPGDTIVLGHGNTVPVDGRVIKGTVLINESAMTGEGMPVVKNKDQAVLAGTLVEDGSAWVLVEKTGDQTRMAGIIRLIESARTDLGDAGRASLKISQYMVPISLTLAGIAFFMTGSLFLAIATMMVTCPCALRLSASTAVSVAMGQAAAQGILIKGGTHVETAGRVNTLVLDKTGTLTRNAAQVSWVQNMDRRYKEETILKLTAAALGPLNHPLSRAVVLKAHVLGLELPACKNRKMVVGQGVKARVKTGTGVKTLLAGSRKFMAAQGLHPPDTKLQRGEGGKGTRSDSMVFVALENHILGCIHLTHTMRSDAGPDTMARLKHLGVARIVLLTGDTREGTLDLIEQFSFDEVRWGMSPEDKAHWIDRKRRATPGAVIAMVGDGINDTPAFSRSHLSFAVGDAGDDLTLECADIVLQKGGLGKVAQSLELGQHALSVIRESYTLAIGLNSVTLMLMLSGILSPFAGALIHNLITLGAVTNAARPPARQGDLPELSMAESVAGHEKKG
- the feoB gene encoding ferrous iron transport protein B — its product is MNEPSDSGPEKLLVGLAGQQNAGKSTTFNMLTGANQHIANYPGVTVDKKTGFYRHRGVRVETVDLPGTYSLTSFSLEERVARDFLISEKPDVIVNVVDASSLKRSLYFTFQVLEMGFPVTVALNMMDVAKRNGTHVDVSALEHRLGVSVIPTIGRKRQGKTELRDAIMDTASRKAHHPLRINYEELEPAVQELNNRLDEREVAKNYPSRWLAVKLLEGDSEAERIAGEYLGEQCEELKMAADIRREFEEDHYLNVPDYMVGCRDRLATDIISTCVTETRDGRDRVSETIDKIVLNRFAAPIFLIATVFVIYQLSIVKGYELTAYWWPILAKLRAMIAGVLPAAGILEDPYIRSMGLWMVDSANALLNYIPIFLILFALIAILEDSGYMARIAFILDKLFHSFGLHGQSTLPYILGGVFAGGCAVPGVMSTKGIPDERSRMATILTVPYMNCLAKIPFYTLLINVFFAPYKSWAMLFLSTVTIFVALLVAKLLTSTVLKSMETAPFVMELPKYHPPTLFGVGQRAIERTWQYIKKVGSIVVAVSVCVFTLLQFPGISDEKQAFFDGEMARAVDTFQTKIAQTQYAERFKDEAALVAMINVYNDFKTARLNIKGADASKALAANFKADYPEQFVFLKPGKDKDAKKVNKALRGLVSTRKSLRRQIKEAQIETSFLGMVGRSLEPVTQWAGFNWKINVAILSSFAARESSVATIGVLYQQGADENKSLEDRMGAEAGEGGFSPLHALAIMVFFALYPPCLATTIMIKVQTGSYKWMVFSMFFPTTLGFITACLIYTGGNLLNLSGIQMMGVFYAAVVLTAVCTGLFRSWKRKPGPLPDLRQAPKPL
- a CDS encoding FeoA family protein, translating into MPGHRRRQHCRANCNMLRDIKPGRRAKIRCHHAKGAVRQRLLDLGFVPETEVEVIRKAPLGDPIECCVANYTVALRKSEADLIEVECD